One window of Thermoplasma sp. Kam2015 genomic DNA carries:
- a CDS encoding 30S ribosomal protein S8, translated as MKNDTLNDVINSIKNASRLGKREIVAEPAAKLIGKVLKVMQDYNYIKSFEVIDESRGGKFRIVLNTTINNCGVIKPRFPVKNKNLEKYEARYLPAEDFGILILTTTKGVMSNIEARKLGIGGKLLAYVY; from the coding sequence ATGAAAAATGATACATTGAACGATGTCATAAATTCGATAAAGAACGCTTCGAGGCTGGGAAAGAGAGAGATAGTTGCTGAACCCGCAGCGAAGTTGATAGGCAAGGTACTCAAGGTTATGCAGGATTACAACTACATCAAGAGCTTCGAGGTCATAGATGAAAGCAGGGGCGGTAAATTCAGAATTGTTCTGAACACAACTATAAATAACTGTGGTGTCATTAAGCCAAGGTTCCCAGTTAAGAACAAGAATCTTGAGAAGTATGAGGCCAGATACCTACCTGCCGAGGATTTCGGTATACTCATACTCACCACAACCAAAGGTGTGATGAGCAATATCGAGGCAAGAAAGCTTGGAATCGGGGGTAAACTTCTGGCCTACGTATACTGA
- a CDS encoding 30S ribosomal protein S14, producing MSQVKLKPKKKYGHIDGCVRCGRKRGIVRRYGLHLCRQCFRETARQLGFEKYS from the coding sequence TTGTCTCAGGTAAAACTTAAACCAAAGAAAAAGTACGGGCATATTGATGGTTGTGTCAGATGCGGTAGGAAGAGAGGCATTGTAAGAAGGTATGGCCTGCACCTGTGCAGACAGTGCTTTAGGGAGACGGCAAGACAGTTGGGATTTGAGAAATATAGCTGA
- a CDS encoding 50S ribosomal protein L5: MNPMEEIIIDKVVVNIGVGQAGDRLTKAAKVLEMLTGHKATNTLAKKSVRDFNIRKRLPIGVKVTLRKKDAMEFLNRAFYVKDYKITDYSFDKHGNAYFGISDYTDFKGMKYDPDIGIFGMDVAIVFKRRGGYRIERRRIAARTVPNSIRIKKEEAQEFLQKNFKVTVVR, from the coding sequence ATGAATCCTATGGAGGAGATCATCATAGACAAGGTCGTCGTAAACATAGGTGTCGGACAGGCAGGTGATCGCCTTACGAAGGCTGCAAAGGTCCTGGAGATGCTTACAGGCCATAAGGCAACTAACACTCTTGCAAAGAAGAGCGTACGTGATTTCAACATAAGAAAGAGATTGCCCATAGGTGTAAAGGTGACGCTCAGGAAGAAGGATGCAATGGAATTCCTGAACAGGGCTTTCTATGTGAAGGACTACAAGATAACAGATTACTCATTCGACAAACACGGAAATGCGTACTTTGGTATATCTGATTATACTGATTTCAAGGGAATGAAGTACGATCCTGATATAGGTATATTTGGAATGGATGTCGCCATCGTATTCAAGAGACGGGGCGGATACAGAATAGAGAGAAGAAGGATCGCTGCAAGAACGGTACCGAACAGCATAAGGATAAAGAAGGAAGAAGCACAGGAGTTCCTGCAGAAGAACTTCAAGGTTACAGTGGTGAGGTGA
- a CDS encoding 30S ribosomal protein S4e translates to MRMINRTKRLMVSRQVKIPRKIFFWGPTPNPGMHPKDQSVTLLSIIRDYLGLSDKEREAARILANGLVKVDGKVVRQKKFAVGFMDVVEINNEFFRVIYNDQGALVLMKEDKERSGIKLLKVKTKVVAPGNRIQIGTHDGRTIMTDDKSIKVGDVLVVSIPDIQIKEIIKMQPGNKAYLTAGSHVNQIGTISKIEVKEGSSANLVHFQEGFSTIKDHVFMVSSSKFSFAINPEEVIP, encoded by the coding sequence ATGAGGATGATAAACAGAACTAAGAGGCTGATGGTATCAAGGCAGGTGAAGATCCCTAGGAAGATCTTCTTCTGGGGTCCAACCCCAAATCCGGGCATGCATCCCAAGGACCAGTCGGTAACCTTGCTATCGATAATTAGAGACTATCTCGGTCTATCAGACAAGGAACGTGAAGCTGCCAGAATACTGGCGAACGGACTTGTCAAGGTGGACGGAAAGGTGGTTAGGCAGAAGAAATTCGCAGTCGGATTCATGGATGTCGTGGAGATCAATAACGAATTCTTCAGAGTGATATACAATGATCAGGGCGCGCTTGTACTGATGAAGGAGGATAAGGAAAGATCTGGAATCAAGCTGCTCAAAGTGAAGACCAAGGTCGTAGCTCCTGGAAACAGGATACAGATAGGAACTCACGATGGAAGGACGATAATGACAGATGATAAGAGCATCAAGGTAGGGGACGTGCTGGTAGTTTCCATTCCGGACATACAGATAAAGGAAATAATAAAGATGCAGCCAGGTAACAAGGCCTATCTTACGGCTGGATCCCATGTCAACCAGATAGGTACAATAAGCAAGATAGAGGTCAAGGAGGGATCTTCTGCGAATCTGGTACACTTCCAGGAAGGCTTCTCCACCATAAAGGATCATGTATTCATGGTGAGCAGTTCGAAGTTCTCCTTCGCAATAAATCCTGAAGAGGTGATCCCATGA
- the rplX gene encoding 50S ribosomal protein L24, which translates to MYRKMEVSLSKDLRKKYGIRSFPVIKGDVVKVISGSKRGEGGKVAEVDHAAGLVVVEGITIAKADGKQKGFGIQPEKLQITHLDLSRGDRFDKIKSLAARKNIVVETPEPEPAETKQEEKAEPEETGEEPVAEEKAEVDEDDKQN; encoded by the coding sequence ATGTACAGAAAGATGGAGGTATCTCTCAGCAAGGATCTGAGAAAGAAATATGGAATCCGTTCGTTCCCTGTGATTAAGGGCGATGTTGTCAAGGTCATTAGTGGATCAAAGAGGGGGGAGGGCGGCAAGGTCGCAGAGGTGGATCATGCCGCCGGCTTGGTTGTGGTTGAAGGCATAACCATAGCAAAGGCTGATGGAAAACAGAAGGGCTTCGGTATCCAGCCAGAAAAGCTTCAGATCACTCATCTGGATCTGTCTCGCGGTGACAGATTCGATAAGATCAAATCGCTGGCTGCCAGGAAGAACATAGTGGTAGAGACGCCAGAACCGGAACCTGCCGAGACCAAGCAGGAGGAGAAGGCTGAACCGGAGGAAACCGGAGAAGAGCCAGTAGCGGAGGAAAAAGCGGAGGTTGATGAGGATGATAAACAGAACTAA
- a CDS encoding 50S ribosomal protein L14: protein MKGIAGRQTRGLPLGANITCADNTGARSISLIDVKAWHGKARRIPAAGVGDMFMASVKKGTPEMRSKVVYAVVIRQKRPYRRPDGTMVQFEDNAAVLVTPDGEVRGSEIKGPVAREAAERWPRIAAIASIIV, encoded by the coding sequence ATGAAGGGAATAGCAGGCAGACAGACAAGGGGATTGCCGCTTGGTGCGAATATAACATGCGCTGACAATACGGGAGCCAGATCTATAAGCCTTATAGATGTCAAGGCATGGCACGGAAAGGCAAGAAGGATACCTGCAGCTGGTGTGGGCGATATGTTCATGGCTAGCGTTAAGAAGGGCACTCCTGAGATGAGATCAAAGGTTGTGTACGCAGTTGTCATCAGGCAGAAGCGTCCCTATCGGAGACCTGATGGTACGATGGTGCAGTTTGAGGATAATGCGGCTGTTCTGGTGACGCCTGATGGCGAGGTACGTGGTTCTGAGATCAAGGGGCCTGTGGCCAGGGAAGCAGCCGAAAGATGGCCAAGAATAGCGGCCATAGCATCCATTATAGTTTAA
- a CDS encoding 30S ribosomal protein S17: MYTRNIGLDVKAPENECNDPHCPYHGKLSVRGQVLVGRVVSANMTKSAVVAREYQQYIPKYERKATKIKKYHVHVPDCIKIKPGDTVRFAECRKLAKTISFVIVEKVNQ; encoded by the coding sequence ATGTATACACGTAATATAGGACTCGACGTCAAAGCGCCAGAAAATGAATGCAACGATCCGCACTGCCCATATCATGGGAAGCTGTCTGTAAGGGGTCAGGTACTAGTAGGCAGAGTTGTGTCAGCAAATATGACCAAGAGTGCGGTCGTTGCCAGGGAATACCAGCAGTACATTCCAAAATATGAAAGAAAGGCAACAAAGATAAAAAAATATCACGTTCATGTTCCTGACTGCATTAAGATCAAACCGGGAGACACCGTGAGGTTTGCCGAATGCAGGAAATTGGCCAAAACGATTTCTTTCGTAATTGTTGAGAAGGTGAACCAATGA
- a CDS encoding ribonuclease P protein component 1: MIYFDEFTGMDISVIDSPNRTEIGKKGLVSFETKNMLEIDTGGRRIKIAKHLRRFKINDRYVDGDLINMRPEDRLKEYRRILRDLRR; the protein is encoded by the coding sequence ATGATCTATTTCGACGAATTCACTGGAATGGATATTTCGGTGATCGACAGCCCTAACAGGACTGAAATAGGAAAGAAAGGCCTGGTCAGTTTCGAAACTAAGAACATGTTGGAAATAGATACCGGCGGGAGAAGAATAAAGATAGCGAAGCATCTGAGGAGATTCAAGATTAATGATCGGTATGTTGATGGAGATCTGATAAATATGCGGCCTGAAGACAGGCTGAAGGAATATCGAAGAATATTGAGAGATCTTAGGAGGTAA
- a CDS encoding translation initiation factor gives MKDKNFTGMPKELQPWEGFGRETQAVKIMVDKRRYGKFVTIIEGIDPKTEDIEKIAKELKKKVASGGTVKEGKIIELQGDHRQEVKKYLEDMGFKASVE, from the coding sequence ATGAAGGATAAAAATTTCACCGGCATGCCCAAGGAGTTACAGCCTTGGGAAGGATTCGGAAGAGAAACGCAGGCCGTTAAGATAATGGTTGACAAGAGAAGGTATGGAAAATTCGTCACCATAATAGAAGGCATAGATCCAAAGACAGAGGACATTGAAAAGATAGCCAAAGAGCTAAAGAAGAAGGTAGCCTCAGGCGGTACAGTGAAAGAGGGAAAGATAATTGAACTCCAGGGAGACCATAGGCAAGAGGTCAAAAAATACCTCGAAGACATGGGATTCAAAGCGAGCGTGGAATGA